A part of Chloroflexota bacterium genomic DNA contains:
- a CDS encoding ribonuclease J encodes MNHLKSNSHSVRATFLGGLGDVGRNCLLLECQNDAILIDCGVLFPDERAPGVDLILPDLDLLDDLSTNLRAAFFTHGHEDHIGAAPYLLRRHELPLYGSPLTLALLNARLEEAGLAKDADMRRLRVHATVRQGCFEVTPFHVCHSIPDALGFAIRTPAGMLIHTGDYMLDNRPLDGNLTDLQMLGELGSEGVLALFADSTNADVPGHTPSQKSIYDGLAKVFAQAEYGRVIVASFASNLARVQQIADLAHQYGRRVCLLGRSLERNLPLAADLALLDIDPTDLLPTRLIDQVPHEELAIVCTGSQAEPGSALARLAEGRHPLLEIDQGDTVIISASTVPGNERPVQRMVGELFRRGANVIFGQLGDVHVSGHAAREDTRTLLSVVRPQFFVPVHGSHHHLALQGQVAIEAGLPEDAVMVVGDGAALEIGPDRIAQVGQRQARYIHVNRGAPRAFISERILSQRRQLARAGIVVVTARVDLRRERLAGKPQVRGVGLFDEADDVLADIADELGQRLASDPEPLADLEEAESRVKMLVGRQLKAETGLRPRIVAIVTAG; translated from the coding sequence ATCAATCATTTGAAATCAAATTCGCACAGCGTGCGCGCCACCTTTCTAGGCGGCCTGGGCGACGTAGGCCGGAATTGCCTGCTGCTCGAGTGCCAGAACGACGCGATCCTGATCGACTGCGGTGTGCTCTTCCCCGACGAACGCGCGCCCGGAGTGGATCTGATCCTGCCCGATCTGGACCTGCTCGATGATTTATCCACCAACCTTCGCGCGGCATTCTTCACCCACGGTCATGAGGACCACATCGGGGCCGCTCCTTATCTGTTGCGGCGTCACGAACTGCCGCTCTACGGGTCTCCATTGACCCTGGCCCTGCTCAACGCGCGGCTTGAGGAAGCCGGTCTGGCCAAAGATGCCGACATGCGGCGGCTGCGGGTCCACGCGACCGTTCGCCAGGGCTGCTTCGAGGTCACTCCGTTCCATGTCTGCCATTCAATTCCGGACGCGCTCGGATTTGCCATCCGGACACCGGCCGGGATGCTGATTCACACCGGCGACTACATGCTGGACAACCGGCCGCTGGACGGAAACCTGACCGACCTGCAGATGCTCGGTGAACTTGGCAGCGAAGGGGTGCTGGCCCTGTTTGCCGATTCGACCAACGCCGACGTGCCCGGGCACACGCCCTCGCAGAAGTCAATCTACGACGGTCTGGCGAAGGTCTTCGCGCAGGCCGAATACGGGCGCGTGATCGTGGCCAGCTTTGCATCCAATCTGGCCCGTGTGCAGCAGATCGCCGACCTGGCCCACCAATACGGGCGGCGGGTGTGCCTGCTGGGTCGTTCACTGGAGCGCAACCTGCCCCTGGCGGCCGACCTGGCACTGCTCGATATCGACCCCACCGACCTGCTGCCGACCAGGCTTATCGATCAGGTCCCGCACGAGGAGTTGGCGATCGTCTGCACCGGCAGCCAGGCCGAACCGGGTTCGGCCCTGGCCCGCCTGGCCGAAGGCCGGCACCCGCTCCTGGAAATCGACCAGGGCGATACGGTGATTATTTCGGCCTCGACCGTACCCGGCAACGAGCGGCCCGTGCAGCGCATGGTCGGCGAACTGTTCCGCCGCGGCGCGAACGTGATTTTTGGGCAGCTCGGCGACGTGCACGTCAGCGGTCACGCGGCCCGCGAGGACACCCGCACCCTCCTGTCGGTGGTCCGTCCGCAATTCTTCGTCCCGGTGCACGGCAGCCATCACCACCTCGCGCTGCAGGGCCAGGTCGCGATCGAGGCCGGTCTTCCGGAGGATGCCGTCATGGTGGTGGGCGACGGGGCGGCGCTGGAGATCGGCCCGGATCGCATCGCCCAGGTCGGCCAGCGCCAGGCCCGGTACATTCACGTGAATCGCGGCGCCCCACGGGCGTTCATCAGCGAGCGGATTCTGAGCCAACGCCGCCAGCTTGCCCGAGCCGGCATAGTCGTCGTCACCGCCCGAGTGGATCTGCGCCGGGAACGGCTGGCGGGGAAACCGCAGGTGCGCGGCGTGGGCCTGTTTGACGAAGCCGACGACGTCCTCGCGGACATCGCTGACGAACTCGGCCAGCGGCTGGCGAGCGATCCCGAGCCCCTGGCCGATCTGGAAGAAGCCGAATCAAGAGTTAAAATGCTCGTCGGGAGGCAGCTGAAAGCCGAAACTGGCTTGCGGCCACGGATCGTTGCGATCGTGACCGCAGGCTGA
- a CDS encoding DNA translocase FtsK, producing the protein MARAKLAARRRHPDRTGAWFAIASAASTVLIIAALALPILPDHPLARFPADVFVLTLGRASVPAMLLLLLLSAAGTAAVILQRHLVGALQVSLALGLIVALATFEAVADLSSGGSGAGGLVGNWFGGRLTALLPDVIAGPLTGLAALALAGGALLASTWARGQLGRLGALTIDAGRSAGQRSTSLADWLNARFGVKLDDGDFDPGEAEPIDAAPPAAPAETEDAPELVIKQPAFEKQAVVAADTDSVDEQAGWVCPGPEQLEAPMRRERVSHGEITENASIIEKTLANFKVDVRVVEAIPGPVVTQYCIAPAAGVRVTHITRHADDLALALSARSVRIESPIPGRPFVGLEIPNRDPSVVTIRELLESPQFSDNPEPLKIALGKDVADHAQVRSLARMPHLLIAGSTGSGKSVFLNSLLVSLLSQYTPDDLRMVLIDPKMVELVPYNHVPHLLMPVVSTPAEAVPVLAWVQQEMTRRYRLLRDSGRRNIAAYNSDPDRPESERVPYLVVVVDEMADLMMTAPAEIEHSICRLAQLARAVGIHLVIATQRPSVDVITGLIKANFPSRVAFAVSSQVDSRTILDQSGAEKLMGRGDMLFNSVEHGKSVRVQGAFSSDDDITQIINFWANQGSSEHVSQEEISQAPLVGTPVDDASLYHEAVNVVTQFNYASPALLQRELKLGAGKAADLIDKLAANGIIGPREGDSASRPVLADRDSAAVAAKPADQPANA; encoded by the coding sequence TTGGCCAGAGCCAAGCTGGCTGCCCGCCGCCGCCATCCCGACCGCACCGGTGCTTGGTTCGCGATTGCCTCCGCCGCATCGACGGTGCTGATAATCGCCGCCCTGGCACTCCCGATCCTGCCCGACCACCCGCTGGCCCGATTCCCGGCTGACGTATTCGTCCTGACTCTGGGTCGGGCCTCGGTCCCGGCCATGCTCCTGCTTTTGCTCCTTAGCGCGGCAGGAACCGCGGCCGTGATTCTGCAGCGCCACCTCGTCGGGGCGCTGCAGGTCTCGCTGGCGCTGGGCCTGATAGTCGCCCTTGCCACTTTTGAAGCGGTAGCCGACCTCTCTTCCGGCGGCAGCGGCGCCGGTGGCCTGGTCGGGAACTGGTTTGGCGGCCGTCTGACGGCTCTTTTGCCGGACGTGATCGCCGGGCCGTTGACCGGCTTGGCCGCGTTGGCGCTGGCCGGCGGGGCACTGCTGGCTTCCACCTGGGCCCGCGGCCAGCTGGGCCGCCTGGGTGCGCTGACTATCGACGCCGGGCGCTCCGCCGGACAGCGGAGCACATCGCTCGCCGACTGGCTCAACGCCAGATTCGGGGTCAAGCTCGATGACGGGGACTTCGATCCGGGCGAGGCCGAACCGATCGATGCTGCGCCACCGGCGGCACCGGCCGAGACCGAGGACGCGCCCGAGCTTGTAATCAAGCAACCGGCGTTCGAGAAGCAGGCAGTCGTGGCGGCGGACACCGATTCGGTCGATGAGCAGGCCGGCTGGGTCTGTCCGGGACCGGAGCAACTCGAGGCCCCGATGCGGCGCGAGCGGGTCTCGCACGGCGAGATCACCGAAAACGCATCGATCATTGAAAAGACGCTTGCCAACTTCAAGGTCGACGTGCGGGTCGTCGAGGCTATCCCGGGCCCGGTCGTCACCCAGTACTGCATCGCGCCCGCTGCGGGCGTGCGCGTGACCCACATAACCCGTCATGCCGACGACCTGGCGCTGGCGCTTTCGGCCCGCAGCGTGCGGATCGAATCCCCGATCCCGGGACGTCCGTTCGTGGGGCTTGAGATCCCCAACCGCGACCCCAGCGTGGTCACGATCCGCGAACTTCTTGAATCACCCCAATTCAGCGACAACCCCGAACCGCTCAAGATCGCGCTGGGCAAGGACGTTGCCGACCACGCCCAGGTGCGCTCATTGGCCCGCATGCCGCACCTCCTGATCGCCGGTTCGACCGGTTCGGGGAAATCGGTTTTCCTCAATTCGCTGCTGGTTTCGCTGCTCTCCCAGTACACCCCGGACGACCTGCGCATGGTCCTGATTGACCCCAAGATGGTTGAATTGGTTCCGTACAACCACGTCCCGCACCTTCTGATGCCGGTGGTCTCAACCCCGGCCGAAGCGGTCCCGGTGCTGGCCTGGGTGCAGCAGGAAATGACCCGTCGCTATCGGCTGCTGCGCGATTCCGGGCGCCGCAACATCGCCGCCTACAACTCCGATCCGGACCGCCCCGAATCCGAGCGTGTCCCCTACCTGGTCGTGGTCGTCGATGAGATGGCCGACCTGATGATGACCGCTCCGGCTGAAATCGAGCATTCGATCTGTCGACTGGCGCAACTGGCGCGCGCGGTCGGGATTCACCTGGTGATCGCCACGCAGCGCCCGTCGGTTGACGTGATTACCGGTCTGATCAAGGCCAATTTCCCCTCGCGGGTGGCGTTTGCCGTCTCAAGTCAGGTCGATTCGCGCACCATCCTGGACCAGTCGGGCGCGGAGAAGCTGATGGGCCGCGGTGACATGCTGTTCAATTCGGTCGAACACGGCAAGAGCGTGCGCGTGCAGGGGGCGTTCTCATCCGATGACGACATAACCCAGATCATCAATTTCTGGGCCAACCAGGGCAGCAGCGAGCACGTTTCCCAGGAAGAGATTTCACAGGCGCCGCTGGTCGGGACGCCGGTCGACGACGCCAGCCTCTACCACGAGGCGGTCAACGTGGTCACGCAGTTCAATTACGCTTCGCCGGCCCTGCTGCAACGCGAGCTCAAACTGGGCGCCGGCAAGGCCGCCGACCTGATCGACAAGCTCGCTGCGAACGGGATAATCGGGCCACGCGAAGGTGACAGCGCCTCGCGACCGGTTCTGGCGGACCGCGATTCGGCCGCGGTCGCCGCCAAGCCCGCAGATCAGCCCGCTAATGCTTGA
- a CDS encoding aminotransferase class V-fold PLP-dependent enzyme, with the protein MLDPQDLRRDFPALSEMTFLNNGAVGITPAPVVEKMLAALRFSEQSGQAAYAHFADERDRARAAVARLIGAEPSEVAFGNNATEAINWVLASFQFQSGDEILISDYEHPALIYPSSWQRQQGKARVTHFSVDADPALTLAAVEAAIGPRTRMVAISHVERHNGVRLPVAEICKLAARRGVLTLVDGAQSLGMFPVDVQQLGSDFYIGNLHKWLCGPNGTGVLQVRSDRLGLLRQQHVGPSGRWGETTWDLAGGVNLPDAAYRFEYGTSTPARYTGTAEAVAYLENLGWEAIEARLRGLKQVAQQAIAERGWRLLSPPDWEDSSALVAFAPPDGRGGRQICEELAESKIYLSPTQDDGVRLSPHIYNTAEEIEIALDAVAAANG; encoded by the coding sequence ATGCTTGACCCCCAGGACCTGCGCCGGGATTTCCCGGCGCTGTCCGAGATGACTTTCCTAAATAACGGCGCGGTCGGAATAACCCCGGCCCCGGTGGTGGAGAAGATGCTGGCGGCGTTGCGCTTTTCGGAGCAATCCGGCCAGGCCGCTTACGCCCACTTCGCCGACGAACGGGACCGCGCCCGGGCGGCGGTTGCCCGATTGATCGGCGCCGAACCCTCCGAGGTGGCGTTCGGCAACAACGCCACCGAGGCGATCAACTGGGTCTTGGCGTCATTCCAGTTCCAATCCGGCGATGAGATTCTGATCTCCGACTACGAGCACCCGGCGCTGATCTATCCGTCCAGCTGGCAGCGCCAGCAGGGCAAGGCGCGGGTGACGCACTTTTCGGTCGACGCCGACCCGGCCCTTACCCTGGCGGCGGTCGAGGCCGCAATCGGACCCAGGACCCGGATGGTGGCGATCTCGCACGTCGAACGTCACAACGGTGTCCGCCTTCCGGTCGCCGAGATCTGCAAGCTGGCCGCCCGGCGTGGAGTCCTCACTCTGGTGGACGGGGCCCAATCGCTGGGGATGTTCCCGGTGGACGTGCAGCAGCTGGGATCCGATTTCTACATCGGCAACCTGCACAAATGGCTCTGCGGGCCCAACGGGACCGGGGTGCTGCAGGTTCGCTCCGACCGGTTGGGGCTGCTGCGCCAACAGCATGTCGGACCCTCCGGCCGCTGGGGCGAGACCACTTGGGACCTGGCCGGCGGCGTCAACCTTCCCGATGCCGCCTACCGTTTTGAATACGGAACCTCGACCCCGGCCCGCTACACGGGTACGGCCGAGGCCGTCGCCTACCTCGAGAATCTCGGTTGGGAAGCGATCGAGGCCCGCCTGCGCGGGCTCAAACAGGTGGCCCAGCAGGCAATTGCGGAACGCGGCTGGCGCCTGCTCTCCCCGCCCGATTGGGAAGATTCTTCGGCGCTGGTGGCGTTTGCGCCCCCCGATGGTCGGGGCGGGCGGCAAATCTGTGAGGAATTGGCCGAAAGCAAGATTTATCTGTCGCCGACGCAGGACGATGGGGTCCGGCTCTCGCCGCACATATACAACACCGCCGAAGAGATCGAAATCGCCCTGGATGCGGTGGCCGCCGCGAACGGGTAG
- a CDS encoding LysM peptidoglycan-binding domain-containing protein — MRTGKSVSATITELALALIIIAVLLVALWFLLLRDRDPGPPNQTLQESVGLVAASEDTAEKAVRDLQLSETLTPAPTQPPPVASPPPLERYHTVASGDTLISIAAAYEVPWEELAELNGIDDPRSLQIGQELQIPS; from the coding sequence ATGCGCACCGGCAAATCGGTTTCGGCCACGATCACCGAACTGGCGCTGGCGCTCATCATCATCGCCGTCCTCCTGGTCGCCCTGTGGTTCCTGCTGCTGCGCGACCGCGATCCCGGACCGCCAAACCAGACCCTGCAGGAGAGTGTCGGTCTTGTCGCGGCCAGCGAGGACACCGCCGAGAAAGCGGTGCGTGACCTACAGCTGAGCGAAACCCTGACCCCGGCGCCGACCCAGCCGCCGCCGGTCGCCAGCCCGCCCCCGCTGGAGCGCTATCACACGGTGGCTTCCGGCGACACCCTAATCAGCATCGCCGCGGCCTATGAAGTGCCCTGGGAAGAATTGGCCGAGCTGAACGGGATCGACGATCCGCGGTCACTGCAGATCGGCCAAGAACTGCAGATACCCAGCTAG